From the Ammospiza caudacuta isolate bAmmCau1 chromosome 1, bAmmCau1.pri, whole genome shotgun sequence genome, the window ggaatggaattgAATTGGATGGACCGGCTCGGCCTGGTCCAGCCCGAGCCAGCGGGGATAGCGGGGGCAGTGGGCAGGCGGCGTGGCCCGGCCGAGCCGGATGCGCTCCCATGGGATGCCGGCTCCCTGTGATCCCGGCCTGCTCCACGCCTGGCCTGGTGGCTTCCGGCTGCCGCCTGCGCCCCGCCTTATCTCTTGTGAGTCTTTTGGgctttgggtttattttttattattatttatttatctctAGGTTTTGCCCGAATTTTTGTTGTCCGTGCAATAAACGGCTGCCTTGTGCCAGGATTAGGGACACGGGCTCAGTTTAATTCCCGCCGAAGGCAGCTGAAAGTCAGCCGTACTCAGGAGCCTCAAGGGAGATCGCGGGTTGTCGGGAAGGGCTCGGCTGAGCTGCGAGTGCCCGCGGTTTGCTTTTCCTGCGCCCCACACAAGGTAGGACCCGGGGCTTCGATCCTGGGGCTTAAAACGGGAGGTTTTGGGAAGGTTGTGGGAAGGTGTTGTGTAACTACACGgaatttctctgttttgtgcAGCTTGTGTTGTAAACGCGTCTCCATGTGTGTGTCAGAGGTGAAGGTTTATGGCTATAGCTTCTCTTAGTTACAAACCTCTTCTTCTGAGCTCCTGTATTTTGGGTGGGTTGGAGCGGGAGGAGGCTGGGTGTTTTAAATGCCCCCGTGGTAATGTAGCGTGTAGCTTCTGTCTGTCCGTCCTGGACCAGAACAGAGCGTTCTGCCTCAGGGTGCTGCCAGCTGCGTGTCACCAACAGCCAGCGTGGCTCTGAGTCAGTGTTTATGGCAAAGGTTGGTGCCTGGGTGGGGAGAAGGGCAGGGAGCGCTGCAGGTGGCAGGGGAACGCCTCAGGGAATACTCAGTGGATCCTGAGAACACGTTTTTCTctgaaacacaaaaagaaaagcttctgtTATACTGAGTAGATGCTTATAGTACTCCAGATGATATGGTCTTCATTTGCTGCATCGCCCCTGTCATTATCACACTGTAGATAGCACAAACAATAATAAGTAAGGATCCCAGTGGTTCCAGGGAATGATCATTTCATAACATGTGTTTTGACTTCTACCACTGCTTCTCCCTGTTCGTAGCTTCACGGAGGGGCTgctcttcctctccctgcttTCAGACCCCCTCATCCTGatgtattatttctttttttctccagattAACCATAGTTTTTCTAAATCAGTTAAACAATGAGGGTCCTTTCTGTGATCACTAGATGACACctttttttgctctttgcttTTGGAGCATTCAAGAGATTCCATcaactttgtttaaaaaaaaagaaatcaaagtttTGTTAAGCactgagaaggaaggaaatgtatGGATTTGGAAAGGACAGCATGAGTGGGAGGTCACTGCTCTGCAGTTGTCCTGTCCCAGCCCTAGTAACATGGGTTGGCTGGATGGTGGGAAATGAAGGGAGACCAGGAGTGCTAGATCTAGGCATGACTGACTACATCTCCAGatgaacagctctgcagggtaAAGTGTTGTCAGCACTACACACACTGCTCCAAAGTAGCATAGaaggctttatttttaaaggcggtaactttttttttctttgccatttattaAGGCTGTGGAAGATACAAAATAGGCCTGTAAGCAGGTTTTCCCTTTTTAGCCTTGTTTCTGAGGAATCACTGGTCTCCCCAAAGTCTTACAGTTGGCAGAAGATGAGCTTGTTCAGCGCCTCCAGTCACTGATCTTCAGTGAAAAGCATGGAGCTTCTGAAATACTGTTGCTGTGACTGGGGGCCCTCTCATGCCTCCCAATCCCAACAGGCACAGCAGGTTCTGCATCCAGAGCTGGGATGCTCAGCTACTGTTGTGCTACAAGTAAACTCAAAGTCTTTTGTTTATAAGTTTCCTCTCATGCTGCTGCCCGTGAATACTGCACTCATTGCTGATGCTGATGTTTAATAAATTTGATTCTGTGCAAGAACTGTGTATCTAACATTGCCTTAAGAGAAGGTTGTCAGGATGAAGgtgttggggcttttttgtgtctgttacttaattttttttaacataattttatttttttgccattttctagTAATGGCCACCTACACTTGCATCACTTGCCGTGTGGCTTTCAAGGATGGTGACATTCAGCGTGCCCATTACAAAACCGACTGGCACAGGTACAACCTGAAGCGTAAAGTTGCTGACATGCCTCCTGTCTCTGCTGAGAATTTCCAGGAGAGAGTCCTGGCACAGAGAGCAGTAGCAGAGGAGCAGAACAAAATCACTGCCACTTACTGCACAGTGTGCAGCAAGAGGTTCTCCACCTTCAATGCCTATGAGAATCACCTCAAGTCCAAGAagcacctggagctggagaagAAAGCTGTGCAAGCTGTCAGCAAGAAggtgaaaatattaaatgagAAGAATCTGGAAAAGGGGCTGGCCCCAGAGAGTGTGAACAAGGATGAAATGAACACAGCTATTCAGCAGGCCATCAGAGCCCAGCCATCCTCATCTCCAAAGAAGACACCTGTACCTCCCCGTAATGCAAGTGGCTCTCCAGTGTCCAGGGAAAGTGCCAGcttgtcccagagcagagaacGACCAGAAATTCCTCCACGGCTGCAGTGGTTTGAACAGCAAGCAAGGAAGCTGGCCAAGCAACAAGCAGAGGAAGAAGGGGATAATGAGGAAGGTAAGGCAGTGAACACACTGACAGAAAATAGCTTGGGGTGAGCTATGGTTTGAGCAAAAGCTTCCTGCTACTTCTGTAGCAGTGCAGCATTTTCCATCACAAAAGATCTTGCTCTTGCTTAAATTTTCAGTTTAACAAAGGAGTTGAAGTTAGCCATGTTTGCAGCCAAGGACTCTGTGTTAGTGTCTGCACTGCCAGCTGTTCAACttacagacagacagacagtaATGCATGTAAAAATTGAGTATAAATAGTCACTAGTATATCTATGTAATAGAGCACCATTCCCACATAAAATGTCAAAGGAAGTTTCCTTTAAAGAAGGCTAATGTAACAGGTTATCCTAAAACtgcttctggaaaaataaattaacagaAATGCAGTAATGATCATTTGCTCTTGTCCCAGCTCATTTCCTGATCTGTTGAAGAGAGGTGGGACTGTAGTTGGTTTTGTTTCCCTCTGCCCACCAAGACCAGAGGAGAAAGTTTGCTCTTTAACCTGATTGTGTAACATCACCTCTGAGCATTTTGATGTCTGTGTTAAAATGGATTTAAGAGTTGCCACCCCAGTGGCCTTTTCCTGTGAATACAGCTCTGTGTTGGAGGTCAGCCTGGAAAGCAGACAGCTGAAAAGATCAGAGCTTCAGAATTTCCAGAAAAGAGTTATTTTTAACAAGGATGCTTTCAGTGCTGTAGTTGACAGTGCAGCACCAAACGCATCTATTGGAGCAGCTGAATGGGATGATTGAGCTGTAGTGAGGGAGCAGGTATGAATGAGGTGGAACTTCATTTCAGCTTCTGAAACCCCTGTGTCACGTTACTGCATCTGGTACAGCAGTTTTGTGCTCTTGAAATTTCAGTTGCAGTTCAGGGAATCTGTTCTACATgagaagaaacattttcctttgaaCATACAGTTTAACACCTAAAGGAGAAGCCAGCTTGCTCCTGTCTGATGTTAATGTGTTGTTCATAGATTGTATTGTGAAAATCTTAGTAGGTTTCTGAATGTTAACTGTTCTTTTAAGTGTGTGAACAGGAGtgtgttttcctctctgctggaaATGAGTATTTTCCTGGTGTCACCAGAGTTGTCTTGTTTTCAATGAGCCATGCTTGTGCTCTTGCACTGTGGTGAATTAAATTTAAGGCCTAAAAACAGCAGTAAAGTGTTAATAGTTGAGAAAATGGAGGGGGGAAAGTATCAGATCTGCCAGTGGTTTTTATAAGTGACcttgtgctttgctgtgcatcttagaaagaaatgtattttactGGCATTGGTAAACTCTTACACCTGGAAGTGACTGTGTTGCACTTAGCTGtaagaacaaaaaaatgcaatatGTTCTATGATGGCGTTTTCTAACTTATTTGAGACTTACTTTGCTTGGgaaaagtataaaataaatacttttttttaaacttccttTAAAAGACTGGGAAGATATGGATTCTGGTGAAGACATTGGCTCTGACGAAGAGATGGAAAGtgtagaagaagaagaagaggagcagcaggcagaggctgaAAGCATTCCTGCTGTTGGGGCCATACCAGTCACAGACTGCTTGTTCTGTTCCCATCACTCAAGATCTCTCACAAAAAATGTGGCGCATATGACAAAAATCCACAGCTTCTTCATTCCAGACATAGAGTACCTTGTGGATCTCCGAGGACTAATCAAGTATCTTGGTATGACTGAGTGCTCTCTAATCTTTTTGTCAGGATAGTTATATTCTGATAGGacttatttttgtttggatATGACACCAAATGTTTTGGTTTGcgttgcctttttttttttgtccgAGTGCTGTCAGTATTTTGATGAGCAGGACCACAGGCTTTCCAGGGAGAATGAGAGAAAACTTGGATGAGCAAACATGGTCATGTACCCTGCAGGTCTCTCGTAGTTTCCTGATGTTGAGAAAGTTGTTCAGATAATGTGAAATCTGGGACAGAATTCTGTTGCTAAAGTGTGCATATGAACTGTGTTGTCCTACCAGTGAGTCACAAGTATTTGTCTCTTTGGTTTATAATGCTTGTGAGacagataaaaggaaaaactgtatCATCCTTTAAGTCTAAAAATAATGatgagaataaaataattttggagtatTGAATAGAGAACATATTGGAGGAAGTGTGAAGTTTGTTATTGAGAATGCTGAATGACCCATACCTTGTCACAAGAAGTCTTTAAATGGCCAGACTTGTCCCTGGTGGGGCCATATGGTCAAGGCCTAGGAACAGCAGGGCTATCCTGGAAATTAAGGGCTTGAAGCTCCTCTTAAGTCTCTCTGCCTGCAAGCTGGGAAGGCTTTGTCACAGAAGTGTTAATTACTGACTAGAGAGATTTTGTTCAGACCATTAAAAGTGCCAGTGTTTTCTGCAGGAGAGAAAGTCGGCGTTGGGAAAATCTGCATCTGGTGCAATGAGAAGGGGAAATCCTTCTACTCTACGGAAGCGGTCCAGGCTCACATGAATGATAAAAGCCACTGCAAACTCTTCACAGATGGAGATGCTGCCCTGGAATTTGCAGATTTCTATGATTTTAGGTGAGGTCATTTGTCTTTGATTGGGACACAAGTGGGGACAGACATAAGAACAGTTAAATATTACATTAGAAACTATTATTAATTCTTAAAATTTAATGGTGTTTCAGGTTCCAATACTTATTTTGCATTGTTGCTTCCCCACTGTTTTAGGTAATGGTAACAACAAGATTGGTTGTCTTCTTCTGTGACCATAATTACCAGTCCTACATCAAAGTACATTTTGAATTCTGTTTTGTATGTTTGCTGTTACTGAATTGAGATTTCAGTGCACCAGCAAAGGCCATAAAAGGTCATAGCTGTCTTTCCCACTGCCTTTTAAACAGATTGTGGACTTAAGACCAACTGTGGGTTTTACATAAGTTTCATTGTGTAGCTGGAGTTGAACATGACTGCTGTGATTTAGAGGCCTCTTGTTGAACTTCCTACAACTAATCCTAAGCTGTGTTCATTTTGGTCAGAAATACCTCATATTATGGTGGCAGGTGGAGAGCTGTCTGAGAGCACTCATtcagcagctgtgcagagctggtgaCCTGCACTGTGGTGGCTTTTCACCATAAGTCACTGTTAGgtgtgc encodes:
- the ZNF622 gene encoding cytoplasmic 60S subunit biogenesis factor ZNF622 yields the protein MATYTCITCRVAFKDGDIQRAHYKTDWHRYNLKRKVADMPPVSAENFQERVLAQRAVAEEQNKITATYCTVCSKRFSTFNAYENHLKSKKHLELEKKAVQAVSKKVKILNEKNLEKGLAPESVNKDEMNTAIQQAIRAQPSSSPKKTPVPPRNASGSPVSRESASLSQSRERPEIPPRLQWFEQQARKLAKQQAEEEGDNEEDWEDMDSGEDIGSDEEMESVEEEEEEQQAEAESIPAVGAIPVTDCLFCSHHSRSLTKNVAHMTKIHSFFIPDIEYLVDLRGLIKYLGEKVGVGKICIWCNEKGKSFYSTEAVQAHMNDKSHCKLFTDGDAALEFADFYDFRSSYPDHEDGKDVEVLGKHSAEKELDYDDDTMELILPSGARVGHRSLMRYYRQRFGVTRDVAVAKNKKAVGRVLQQYRALGWTGQAGAISAQQRDMQYLQRMKAKWMLKTGMSNNATKQMHFRMQVRF